From the genome of Kwoniella newhampshirensis strain CBS 13917 chromosome 12, whole genome shotgun sequence:
CATCACACATCAGACCTACCACGAGAACTTTCTCTACCACTCATACCGCCAAACTGGGTTCATCACTTTCCACAAACATCGCCATGAGCAACGAAGTTAAATCTCTCGTCGACAAGACCATCGCCGATAACAaggtcgtcgtcttctcaaAGTCTTACTGTCCCGTGAGTCATGCCATGTGCATTCATCAGCCATGATGGGTGTGATCATCGTTCATGATGAAGCGACTCTGCGTTATTACTTGTTTGCTGACAAACATGATAATACCCTCAGTACTGCAAGAAGGCCAAGTCTTACCTCGCCGAGGACACTAGCGATATCGCTATCCTTGAGTAAGTATGAATTTATGTCTTTACTGTCATCGATGCTGCATACTGATTGTATCACTGTCCACAGGCTTGACGAGCGTGACGATGGCTGTGAGTGACGCTtttccctccctctcatTGCAAATCGCAGTGTTGCTCAACAAGCATGCCGCATCACTACCTGTCTGCCTATGTCAGAGACATGCTGACTAATCTTCATACCTCCCCCAGCCGCCATCCAGGCTTACCTCAAAGAGCTCAATGGTCAGGGTACCGTTCCTCACGTCTACATCAACAAGGAGTTCATTGGTGGATCTTCCGATCTCCTCAAGCTCTCTCACCAGCAGGTCAAGCAGAGGATCGCCGCCTAAGTGCGAGGTGCCGCCTAGTGTGTCGGCTTGACTttgtggaggaggagtcAGCGAAGTAGTAGTAGAATAAATAGCAGAAGTCGAGAGCAGGTCACGTATATGCATATTTTGCTAGTGAAGCATCATCACGACGCCTCGATCTCCACCATTCTCGCAAAGTGCGCCAGTACATGAACGCAGAATGTGTAGAAGCTCTGGTGTCTTGGCTGTAACGCAGTAGCTACTGAACCCGAAAAGCCGATAAAGCGGGGTAAAGCGAGACGCAGAAGTAGTGACTACTCCCTACTGCCGGTCCCGACATCCGACCATTCAATATCATTCATCACACGCATCCTTTCTGCCGTTCGTCAAATTGCATTTAAACAACAATAACGTTCTAGTCGACACGGACATACGTTCCCCGACCTGTCTGATCTCCACCTCACTCGGCACTGCTGTTCCATGACGACAGACACACAGCACCTCATGGCAGGACAATAGCCGGTCTGACCATTCTCCTGGTTACAGGTGTAACTGGAAACACCAATTGTTACGAAGAtcctccatccatccaGTCATCATTTGTCACTCAGCTTCTCTTCACCATATTATTCATCCACTTCATGGGTCACTCCATCgtttcttgttcttccaaGCAAATAGTGATCGCCACCGGCTCACTTCTCCGTTTCCAGTATACTCTACAGGGAGAAGACACCGACTGGATCttcccacttccactcctcGTAAAAACACAAAGGATTCCTTACCTGCGCCCTTTCCCTCTGTCTTCGTTACTACCTGAACCGTTATCATTCATACTCCGCTGGACTTGCAGTGCGTCTCAAAGTTGCTGCGACTCTCGACTCATCTCTTGATCGGCTCTTCTTCTAGTCCATCGACAGTTTCCGTCAAGCCGCAGAAGCCAGAACTTTTGTCTCAACTCGCCATCTACATTCAAGCTACCATCTCCCCGATCTCCCTCGTCACTTCCCATCATCAAAAGATCAATAGGTCGCTTGTTGTCAGTGAGAGCCACACGCAGGATGTCGTTTCTTCCCACTTCTGGCTCTGTGCCGCTTGTCACAACGAGCGGAAGCGGAGTACAACCCACTAAAGCCGCTTTCTTGGTCAAATTCCCAGAAGATGCTTGGGCGGCTCTGCAGGATGGAGCTGGTAGTGGTGCGGAGGTCTCGATCAGTGTGAATGGAGGGTTGGTGAGTTGCCAAATTCATGATGGATAGCATCCAATATGGCTGCCGCCGAACACATCGCCCGTGCAACTCCCGACCCCTTCTGCAATCGTGTCGCATACCTAGATCATCCAAGCTAAATTCCCGCTGCTAGACTCTCAACATACCCCATCAAC
Proteins encoded in this window:
- a CDS encoding glutaredoxin, producing MSFTALRRLTTLSSHIRPTTRTFSTTHTAKLGSSLSTNIAMSNEVKSLVDKTIADNKVVVFSKSYCPYCKKAKSYLAEDTSDIAILELDERDDGSAIQAYLKELNGQGTVPHVYINKEFIGGSSDLLKLSHQQVKQRIAA